The genomic stretch GCTGCGGGCCTCGTTTGCGCCGTTTGGCCGTATGGGGGGGGGCACCATCAACGGGCAGTACGTAGGGCCCCGAGTATCGGGCGACGTGTACGTGGTGCTGCGCTCCGTAAGCCGCGCCTACTACCAGTACCGCAAGAGCTGGACCCGGCACTTCTATAACCAGGGCACCAAAGGTCCGGGCGGCGACCTGAACCAGCTGCTGTTCCTCGGCGACCCCACCCGGATGTACTCCAACGTGAATCCAGGGTACGGCGTGGTGGTGGGCCGCGCGCAGGAGGTGAGAGTATTGCCGGTTCGCTGATTTACCGAGATATACAGATGATTTATACGCGTATTTACCCGGCGTTTTTTGGCGCCGTGGCGTTGCTGTGGCTGGCGGGCCCGCCAACGGTTCAAGCCCAGGCCCCCAGTGGCCGCGTCACGTTTAGCGGCACCGTGCGGGACGCCCGCACCGGCGAGAAGCTGCCGGGAGCCGCCGTGTACACGGCCGGGGGCCAGGTCGGCACGACGACCAATGCCGCCGGCTTTTACTCGCTGACCCTGCCGGCGCAGGACTCGGTGCGCCTGACGGCCGGCTACCTGGGCTACGGGCGCGTCACCGTGGTGCTGGCCGGCCGGCAGACGACGACCCACGGTTTTTCCCTGGTCACCCGCAACGAGCTGGGCGAGGTGCGGGTAAGTGGCGCATCCGATGTGCCGCTGGAGCGCCGCGTGGAGATGAGCACCCTCCAGATTCCGGTCGCGCAGCTGCGCAAACTGCCGGCGTTGCTGGGCGAGCCCGACGTGCTGCGCGCCTTCCAGCTCATGCCCGGCGTGCAGGCCGGCCGCGAGGGCAGCGGCGCGCTCTACGTGCGCGGGGGCTCCCCGGACCAAAACCTGACCCTGCTCGACGACGTGCCCATCTACTACGTGAGCCACGTCGGCGGCTTTCTGTCCGTGTTCGATGCCAACGCCATCAGCGACGTGCGCCTGCTCAAGGGCGGCTTCCCGGCCCGCTACGGGGGGCGGCTCTCGTCGGTGCTGGACGTGCGCCTGAAGGAAGGCAACAAAGAAAAGCTGAGCGGCAACGCGGGCGTGGGCGTGCTGGCCACTCATTTCTCACTGGAAGGGCCGCTGAAGAATGGCAAAACCACCTTCCTCGTCTCGGCCCGGCGGGGCAACCTGGACCTGTTTTCCCGGGTGGCCAGCCGGCTCTCCTCCGGCGGCAACAGCGTCGTCGGCTACTCTTTCTACGATGCCAGTGCCAAGCTCAGCCACCAGCTCACGCCCCGCGACCAGCTCTTTGCCGCCGTTTACCTGGGCGGCGACCGGCTGTTTGTGACGCAAAAGCCCCAAACCATCGCCGGCCCGCAGGGCGAGCTGCGCTACCAGAACGCCAGCAACCTGCGCTACGGCAACGCCCTGGCTTCGCTGCGCTGGAACCGAACCCTGACCCCTCAGCTGTTCGGCAACGCGACGCTGGCCGCCACCCGTTTTCGCTACGCCAACGAGCAGACCTTCGAGCTGGAGGACCGCTCGCCGGCCGGCAAGCTGAGTGAGGACAGCCGGGCAAGTTTCAGCTCCGGCGTGCAGGACGTGCTGGTAAAGGCGGACTTTGAGTATTACCCCAGCCCCGCCCATCAGATACGGTTCGGAGCGACTGCCGTGCAGCACGCCTTCACCCCCGGCAGCAACTTCTTCACGAGCCGCACCCCGGTGGCGGCGCTCGATACGACGTTCGGGTCCCAGCGCGTGGGAGCCCGGGAAGTGGCCCTCTACGGCGAAGATGAAATCCGGCTGACCGCCCGCCTGTCGGCCAACCTGGGTTTGCGGGTCGTCCGCTACTGGGTGCAGGGGCAGGGGCTCGGCGGGGTGCAGCCCCGGGTGCTGGCCACGTACCTGGTGGGCGAGCACACCGCCGTGAAGGCCTCCTACGCCAGCATGCAGCAGTACCTGCACCTGCTCTCCAACAACGGGGCGGGCCTGCCGACGGACTTGTGGGTGCCCGCCACCCGGCGCGTGGCGCCGCAGCGGGCGCAGCAGCTGGCGCTGGGCGTGGCCCATACGCTCCCCGAGTGGGGGCTGGAAGTCAGCGTGGAAGCCTTCCAGAAGTCAATGCGCGAGCTGATCGAGTTTCGGGAGGGCGCGACCTTCTACAACAGCTCCCAGAACTGGCAGGACAAAGTTGTGACCGGGGGCCGGGGCCAGGTGCGGGGGCTGGAAGTGCTGGTGCAGCGCAAGACGGGCCGCTTCACCGGCTGGGTGGGCTACACGCTGGCCCGCAACGAGCGGCAGTTCGACCAGCTCAATCAGGGCCGGTGGTACCCTTACAAGTACGACCGCCGCCACGACGCGTCCGTGGTGGTCATCTACCAGGTGCGGCCCCATATCACGCTCTCGGCAACGTGGACCTATGGCACCGGCAATGCCCTGACCCTGGCCCAGGGCAACTACCAGGTCATCGACCAGAGCTACGGCCTCATCGCCGGAGCCCCATCGGACCGTTACCTCTACCCTGAAGCCGAAGTGTACGGCGACAAAAACAGCTACCGGCTGCGCGCCTACCACCGCCTGGACCTGGGCGCCACCTTCACCAAGTCCGTCAAGCACGGGGAGCGAACCTGGCGGGTGGGGGCCTACAATGCCTACAGCCGCCACAATCCATACTATATCTATTACAGCTCGGGCGAGAACGACAGCTACTTCACGAAGGGGCAGCGGCGGCTTTATCAGCTGAGTTTGTTTCCCATCCTGCCAGCCCTCAGCTACGAACGCAGTTTCTGAACCTGGCGACTAGTACTCAGTAGTGTGAGGACCAAGATTGGTTGACACCTATTTCAACAGGCAGTAGGCTTGAGAAATTTAATCTCCCTGCTGCTGTAAGAAGGCACCTTACTGTTTTCCGGGTGCTGGATAAAAGACCAGTTGGTTTTCTCCCTGCAGCCACGTGATGCCCTGCGGTACAGGGTGCAATTTGTGCACCACCGGCCTGGCCAGCGGATGCCACGTTTCGCCGTTGGTGCGGGTTTCCAGCACTTCGCCGGTTGCGGTCAGCAGATAACCAGCCGACGTGCCGGGCACAAACGCAATCTGGTTGAAGCTGGTGAAGGAAGGGATGACGACCGGTTGCCATTGCCCGGCTGTGAAGCGTAGCAATCGTTTCGCAGGTAGTGCCGCGTAGCCTAAGTTGCCGTGGTTCAGGTGCGGTTTGCGGCCGGCCATCGTCACCCACAGCTCGCCCGTCTGCGCGAGCGAAAGGGACTGCACATCGACGGTATCCGGGGTGTCGAGCAGCCGGGTAGGGGATTGTAAGCTACCCGGCAGGATATAAATATTGCCCGCAGTAGCACTCATCACCGTACTCGGGAGCGTAGGCATACGGTCACTGCCAAACACGTAAAGGGCGGTATCTGAAGCAGAAACCAGCAAGCCGGTCACCCCCCGGCTCAATTTAATGCAATAAGGGTGTTGGGTGGAGTTCGTGGCAAGCTGGGGGGTGCGTGTTGCATCGGTTCCATACAGCCACAGGTCGC from Hymenobacter canadensis encodes the following:
- a CDS encoding TonB-dependent receptor translates to MIYTRIYPAFFGAVALLWLAGPPTVQAQAPSGRVTFSGTVRDARTGEKLPGAAVYTAGGQVGTTTNAAGFYSLTLPAQDSVRLTAGYLGYGRVTVVLAGRQTTTHGFSLVTRNELGEVRVSGASDVPLERRVEMSTLQIPVAQLRKLPALLGEPDVLRAFQLMPGVQAGREGSGALYVRGGSPDQNLTLLDDVPIYYVSHVGGFLSVFDANAISDVRLLKGGFPARYGGRLSSVLDVRLKEGNKEKLSGNAGVGVLATHFSLEGPLKNGKTTFLVSARRGNLDLFSRVASRLSSGGNSVVGYSFYDASAKLSHQLTPRDQLFAAVYLGGDRLFVTQKPQTIAGPQGELRYQNASNLRYGNALASLRWNRTLTPQLFGNATLAATRFRYANEQTFELEDRSPAGKLSEDSRASFSSGVQDVLVKADFEYYPSPAHQIRFGATAVQHAFTPGSNFFTSRTPVAALDTTFGSQRVGAREVALYGEDEIRLTARLSANLGLRVVRYWVQGQGLGGVQPRVLATYLVGEHTAVKASYASMQQYLHLLSNNGAGLPTDLWVPATRRVAPQRAQQLALGVAHTLPEWGLEVSVEAFQKSMRELIEFREGATFYNSSQNWQDKVVTGGRGQVRGLEVLVQRKTGRFTGWVGYTLARNERQFDQLNQGRWYPYKYDRRHDASVVVIYQVRPHITLSATWTYGTGNALTLAQGNYQVIDQSYGLIAGAPSDRYLYPEAEVYGDKNSYRLRAYHRLDLGATFTKSVKHGERTWRVGAYNAYSRHNPYYIYYSSGENDSYFTKGQRRLYQLSLFPILPALSYERSF